The following coding sequences are from one Kallotenue papyrolyticum window:
- a CDS encoding ABC transporter ATP-binding protein: MSNAIDEFGAMGKVYDARLMRRLWSFVAPYRSRVLLALALLVGESLAVIAPPYLLKQAIDGPIAQGRPAGLWIYFWLYLLAALASFGFRYAQAYVMQSVGQQVMVDLRLRLFDHIQRLHLGFFDRYPVGSLMTRLTNDVDAINEFLTQAMVSLFTDLAVLLAIVVTMFVLDWRLALISMLVLPLVALATALFQRYMRRAYRNVRQRLARINAYLNEHISGMLVLQLFNREPLAQARFEELNRAYRAASFQSLLGFSLFFPAVSLLSALGTALLLYWGGYGVLAGWATLGMLVAFVQYTDRAFQPIRNLAEKYNLLQSAMVSAERIFGILDTQPEVRDPERPLPLPERIRGEIAFHHVTFGYHPDEPVLRNISLTIPAGQAVAIVGATGAGKTSLVSLLARFYDVQQGSITIDGIDIRQVRQAELRRHVAAVPQDPVCFSGTIASNIRLHATHISDEQVRRAAAIANAAPFIERLPGGYDYEVRERGANLSVGQRQLLAFARAIAFNPEVVLVLDEATSSVDTETEALIQTALERLLQGRTSIVIAHRLSTIRHVDRIIVLHKGRVVEDGTHEELLARRGYYARLYQLQYAEQADAVVEPERSAD; encoded by the coding sequence ATGAGCAACGCGATCGACGAATTCGGCGCGATGGGCAAAGTCTATGACGCGCGCCTGATGCGGCGTCTGTGGAGCTTTGTCGCGCCCTACCGCAGCCGCGTTCTGCTGGCGCTGGCGTTGCTGGTCGGCGAGTCGCTGGCGGTGATCGCTCCGCCCTACCTGCTCAAGCAGGCGATCGATGGGCCGATCGCGCAGGGACGGCCTGCCGGACTGTGGATCTACTTCTGGCTGTACCTGCTGGCGGCGCTGGCCAGCTTCGGCTTTCGCTACGCGCAGGCCTATGTGATGCAATCCGTTGGCCAGCAGGTGATGGTCGATCTACGCCTGCGGCTCTTTGACCACATTCAGCGGCTGCATCTGGGCTTTTTCGATCGCTACCCGGTTGGCAGCCTGATGACGCGCCTGACCAACGATGTGGACGCGATCAACGAGTTCCTGACGCAGGCGATGGTCTCACTCTTCACCGATCTGGCGGTGCTGCTCGCGATCGTGGTGACCATGTTCGTGCTCGACTGGCGGCTGGCGCTGATCAGCATGCTGGTGCTGCCGCTGGTGGCGCTGGCGACGGCGCTGTTCCAGCGCTACATGCGCCGCGCCTACCGCAACGTGCGCCAGCGCCTGGCGCGCATCAACGCCTATCTCAACGAGCATATCAGTGGCATGCTGGTGCTGCAGCTCTTCAACCGCGAGCCGCTCGCGCAGGCGCGCTTCGAGGAGTTGAATCGGGCCTACCGCGCGGCCAGCTTCCAGTCGCTGCTGGGCTTTTCGCTCTTCTTTCCGGCGGTCAGTCTGCTGTCGGCGCTGGGGACGGCCCTGCTGCTCTACTGGGGCGGCTACGGCGTGCTGGCCGGCTGGGCGACGTTGGGCATGCTGGTGGCGTTTGTGCAATACACCGACCGCGCCTTCCAGCCGATCCGCAACCTGGCTGAGAAATACAACCTGCTTCAGTCGGCGATGGTCTCCGCCGAGCGCATCTTCGGCATCCTCGATACGCAGCCTGAGGTGCGCGATCCGGAGCGGCCACTGCCGCTGCCGGAGCGCATTCGCGGCGAGATCGCCTTTCACCACGTGACCTTTGGCTACCATCCCGATGAGCCGGTGCTGCGCAACATTTCGCTGACGATCCCAGCGGGCCAGGCGGTAGCGATCGTGGGCGCGACCGGCGCGGGCAAGACCTCGCTGGTGTCGCTGCTGGCGCGTTTCTACGATGTGCAACAGGGCAGCATCACCATCGATGGCATCGATATTCGCCAGGTGCGTCAGGCCGAGCTGCGCAGGCATGTTGCCGCCGTACCGCAGGACCCGGTCTGTTTCTCCGGCACGATTGCCTCCAACATTCGTTTGCATGCAACGCACATCAGCGACGAACAGGTACGGCGCGCTGCCGCGATCGCCAACGCTGCGCCGTTTATCGAGCGGCTGCCGGGTGGCTACGACTACGAAGTGCGCGAGCGCGGCGCGAACCTGTCGGTCGGACAGCGCCAGCTGCTGGCCTTTGCGCGGGCGATTGCCTTCAATCCGGAGGTGGTATTGGTGCTGGACGAGGCAACTTCCAGCGTCGATACCGAGACCGAAGCGCTGATCCAGACCGCGCTCGAACGCCTGTTGCAGGGCCGCACCAGCATTGTGATCGCCCATCGGCTCTCGACGATCCGGCACGTGGATCGCATCATCGTGCTGCACAAAGGCCGCGTGGTGGAGGACGGCACGCACGAGGAGCTGCTGGCGCGGCGCGGCTACTATGCGCGGCTCTACCAGTTGCAGTACGCCGAGCAAGCCGACGCGGTGGTTGAGCCCGAGCGCTCCGCCGATTAG
- a CDS encoding cytochrome P450 produces the protein MAVALPAHQRREAPGPPGLPLVGNLFDLRRDPLQFYPTMRARYGDVVGFRGLRGFRWYLIAHPDDIEYVLKSKDYPKGQIARALRRLVGNGLLTSEGEFWRRQRRLAAPAFHRQRLNTFATMMTMRAAELAERWQAPARTGQPLDVAAEMMRVTLQIVAQALFSTDVSDAADVVGWALPIALEDVNHRSTHPFTLGEPWPTPRNLRFRRARQALDRIVYRMIEERRQSSHDTGDLLSMLLHARDAETGAAMDDRQLRDEVMTLFLAGHETTAVTLSWTWYLLALHPDIERRLHAELDEVLAGRLPTLEDLPHLPYTRMVIDETLRLYPPAWIFGRQSTVDDELRGYHIPAGAPLVISPYVTHRHPDFWETPGRFDPERFTPEQIAQRPRFAYFPFGGGPRICIGNQFALMEAHLLLATLASRYRLRLVRDHPVVPEPTVTLRPKYGMRMLLYERRRTPLP, from the coding sequence ATGGCGGTTGCGCTGCCTGCCCATCAGCGGCGGGAAGCGCCGGGACCACCCGGCCTGCCGCTGGTCGGCAACCTGTTCGATCTGCGCCGCGATCCGCTGCAGTTCTACCCGACCATGCGCGCGCGCTACGGCGACGTGGTCGGCTTTCGCGGCCTGCGTGGCTTTCGCTGGTATCTGATCGCCCATCCCGACGACATCGAATACGTGCTGAAGAGCAAAGACTATCCCAAGGGGCAGATCGCGCGGGCACTGCGCCGCCTGGTGGGCAACGGTCTGCTCACCAGCGAAGGCGAGTTCTGGCGGCGGCAGCGCCGCCTGGCCGCGCCGGCCTTTCACCGGCAACGGCTGAACACCTTCGCCACGATGATGACCATGCGCGCCGCGGAGCTGGCCGAGCGCTGGCAGGCGCCCGCACGCACCGGCCAGCCGCTGGACGTCGCCGCCGAGATGATGCGCGTCACGCTGCAGATCGTGGCCCAGGCGCTCTTCAGCACCGACGTCAGCGACGCAGCCGATGTGGTCGGCTGGGCCCTGCCGATCGCTCTAGAGGACGTCAACCACCGCTCCACGCACCCCTTCACGCTCGGCGAGCCATGGCCCACGCCGCGCAACCTACGCTTCCGCCGCGCACGCCAGGCCCTGGACCGCATCGTCTATCGCATGATCGAGGAGCGGCGGCAGTCCAGCCACGACACCGGCGACCTCCTCTCCATGCTGCTTCACGCGCGGGACGCAGAAACCGGCGCAGCCATGGACGACCGCCAACTGCGCGACGAAGTGATGACGCTGTTTCTGGCCGGTCACGAAACCACCGCCGTGACGCTGAGCTGGACCTGGTATCTGCTGGCACTGCATCCCGACATCGAACGGCGGCTGCACGCTGAGCTGGACGAGGTGCTGGCTGGCCGCCTGCCAACGCTGGAGGACCTGCCCCACCTGCCCTACACGCGTATGGTGATCGACGAAACGCTGCGGCTCTACCCGCCCGCTTGGATCTTTGGCCGCCAAAGCACCGTCGATGACGAACTGCGCGGCTACCATATTCCCGCGGGCGCACCACTGGTGATCTCGCCCTACGTGACGCATCGTCATCCGGACTTCTGGGAGACACCAGGACGCTTCGATCCAGAGCGCTTCACGCCGGAGCAGATAGCGCAACGGCCGCGCTTCGCCTACTTCCCCTTCGGCGGTGGACCGCGCATCTGTATCGGCAATCAGTTCGCGCTGATGGAAGCCCACCTGCTGCTGGCCACGCTGGCCAGTCGCTACCGCCTGCGCCTGGTGCGCGATCATCCGGTGGTGCCCGAACCGACCGTCACCCTGCGCCCCAAGTATGGCATGCGCATGCTGCTGTACGAGCGTCGGCGCACGCCGCTGCCATGA
- a CDS encoding App1 family protein, with protein MSHQPPALQTSWQRLRLHADWLAIRIKERLNWLDQVDILAYRGHGTPTALYLRGRVLEQKGITTATQTDPAWRNLLNMYRRFSSSAIPNARVRARFGDQELEACTDAHGFFHLTLVPEQPLAQQRVWHAISLEVLEPRFERQRTICTTGHVLVPPPGARFGVISDIDDTIVRTEATHLLRMLRLVLFSNAYTRLPFKGVAAFYRALQRGASGEEYNPIFYVSSSPWNIYDLLIDFLNIHGLPLGPLLLRDWGAQRGRLTRMQHRQHKLELIRTLLATYPHLPFLLIGDSGQEDPEIYRQIVVEAPERVRAIYIRDVSRGRRDHEVEALRAEVGARGVEMLTMADTLAAAEYAAAQGLIAADQLAAIRADTAKDATPLPPRAELAIALKGQAGIAQRHP; from the coding sequence ATGAGCCACCAGCCACCTGCCCTTCAAACGAGCTGGCAACGGCTGCGGCTGCACGCCGACTGGCTGGCAATCCGCATCAAAGAACGTCTCAACTGGCTGGATCAGGTCGATATCCTCGCCTATCGCGGGCATGGCACTCCCACGGCGCTCTACCTGCGCGGCCGCGTGCTGGAACAGAAAGGCATCACCACCGCGACCCAAACCGATCCAGCCTGGCGCAACCTGCTCAACATGTACCGGCGCTTCAGCAGCAGCGCCATCCCCAACGCGCGCGTACGCGCCCGCTTCGGCGACCAGGAGCTGGAAGCCTGCACCGACGCGCACGGTTTCTTCCATCTCACGCTGGTGCCGGAACAGCCCCTGGCGCAGCAGCGCGTCTGGCACGCCATCAGCCTGGAGGTGCTCGAACCGCGCTTTGAGCGCCAGCGCACAATCTGCACCACCGGCCACGTCCTGGTCCCACCGCCGGGCGCGCGCTTCGGCGTGATCAGCGATATCGACGATACCATCGTGCGCACTGAGGCCACCCATCTACTGCGCATGCTGCGGCTGGTTCTGTTCAGCAATGCCTACACACGGCTGCCCTTCAAGGGCGTTGCTGCCTTCTACCGAGCGCTCCAGCGCGGCGCGAGCGGCGAGGAGTACAATCCCATCTTCTATGTCTCGAGTAGCCCCTGGAACATCTACGATCTGCTGATCGACTTCCTCAACATCCACGGGCTCCCGCTCGGGCCGCTCTTGCTGCGCGATTGGGGCGCGCAGCGCGGGCGGCTGACCCGCATGCAGCACCGGCAGCACAAACTAGAGCTGATCCGGACGCTGCTGGCGACCTACCCGCATCTCCCCTTTCTCTTGATCGGCGATAGCGGGCAGGAAGACCCCGAGATCTATCGGCAGATCGTTGTCGAAGCGCCCGAGCGCGTACGCGCGATCTACATTCGCGATGTATCGCGCGGGCGGCGCGATCACGAGGTGGAAGCGCTGCGCGCCGAGGTGGGCGCGCGCGGCGTCGAGATGCTGACCATGGCGGATACGCTGGCCGCTGCCGAGTATGCCGCCGCCCAGGGGCTGATCGCCGCCGATCAGCTCGCGGCGATTCGCGCCGATACGGCCAAAGACGCCACCCCGCTCCCACCCCGCGCTGAACTGGCGATCGCGCTCAAGGGCCAGGCCGGCATTGCCCAGCGCCACCCCTAA
- a CDS encoding CBU_0592 family membrane protein: MTLELLIDVLGWLGAAALLLAYALVSTRRLAGDAPAYQGLNMLGGVLLIINSAYHGAYPSVGVNIIWIVIAVLTLARRTARARP; this comes from the coding sequence ATGACGCTTGAGCTGCTGATCGATGTGCTGGGCTGGCTTGGCGCGGCGGCGCTGCTGCTGGCCTATGCACTCGTCTCCACCCGCCGTCTGGCCGGCGATGCTCCAGCCTACCAAGGGCTGAACATGCTGGGCGGCGTGCTACTGATCATCAATTCGGCCTACCATGGCGCCTACCCCTCGGTCGGCGTCAACATCATCTGGATCGTGATCGCCGTGCTGACCCTAGCGCGGCGCACTGCCCGCGCCCGACCGTGA
- a CDS encoding DUF1330 domain-containing protein yields the protein MPAYVIVEVTINDQEAYAAYRQLSGPSVEQYGGRFLARGGAIAPLEGGWQPERIVIIEFPDLATAQRWYASPEYRTARQRRAGAAQVRMLAVEGLPPIG from the coding sequence ATGCCAGCCTATGTGATCGTGGAGGTGACCATCAACGACCAGGAAGCCTACGCTGCCTACCGCCAGCTCAGCGGCCCCAGCGTGGAGCAGTACGGCGGGCGCTTTCTGGCGCGCGGCGGTGCGATCGCGCCGCTGGAGGGCGGCTGGCAGCCGGAGCGCATCGTCATCATCGAGTTTCCGGATCTGGCCACCGCGCAGCGCTGGTACGCCTCGCCCGAATATCGCACCGCGCGCCAGCGCCGCGCCGGCGCAGCCCAGGTGCGCATGCTGGCCGTGGAAGGGCTCCCGCCGATCGGCTAA
- a CDS encoding BON domain-containing protein, whose translation MSEHRPSEPEPRNSEPVPGNWSSLGPSASVPGEELPDERIREDVCDRLVQFGTDDCSTLDVSVADGVVTLAGVVLSEWMRARVEEIARSVAGVRDVVNRLRVARE comes from the coding sequence ATGAGCGAGCACCGTCCATCCGAACCGGAGCCACGCAACAGCGAGCCGGTGCCCGGTAACTGGTCATCTCTGGGGCCCAGCGCGAGCGTTCCCGGCGAAGAGCTGCCGGATGAGCGCATCCGCGAGGATGTATGTGATCGGCTAGTGCAGTTCGGCACTGACGATTGCAGCACGCTCGACGTCAGCGTGGCGGATGGCGTCGTCACCCTGGCGGGCGTGGTGCTGAGCGAGTGGATGCGCGCGCGGGTTGAGGAGATCGCGCGCTCGGTTGCCGGCGTGCGCGATGTCGTCAACCGGCTGCGCGTAGCCAGGGAGTAG